A stretch of the Streptosporangium sp. NBC_01755 genome encodes the following:
- a CDS encoding SDR family NAD(P)-dependent oxidoreductase — protein sequence MTGGARGIGQAIVAELASRGVDVMFTYRQAGAQAQAVADVHDGDTATVVAEPYDLLGGDAQALAARCQQRLGGLDIVILNAGMWQGGRIETLPPEEWWRVVETNLRGNYLLARAVLPLLRQSAAGSLVFVSSAVGIIGFPGDSAYASAKASMTGLARALAKENAGGTRVNVLAPGFVQTDMTADISEQARNRILDRTVLGRFGTVEEIARAAVFLAEDATFCTGTVLSADGGWTL from the coding sequence GTGACGGGCGGAGCACGGGGGATCGGCCAGGCGATCGTGGCCGAACTGGCCTCCCGTGGCGTGGACGTCATGTTCACCTACCGGCAGGCCGGCGCCCAGGCCCAGGCCGTGGCCGACGTCCACGACGGCGACACCGCCACAGTGGTGGCCGAGCCGTACGACCTGCTCGGCGGAGACGCCCAGGCACTGGCCGCCCGCTGCCAACAGCGGTTGGGCGGGCTGGACATCGTGATCCTCAACGCCGGCATGTGGCAGGGCGGACGCATCGAGACGCTGCCGCCAGAGGAATGGTGGCGGGTCGTGGAGACCAACCTGCGCGGCAACTATCTGCTGGCCCGTGCCGTACTGCCCCTGCTGCGGCAGTCGGCGGCCGGATCGCTGGTGTTCGTGTCCTCGGCCGTGGGGATCATCGGCTTCCCCGGCGACAGCGCCTACGCCAGCGCCAAGGCCTCCATGACCGGCCTGGCCCGCGCACTGGCCAAAGAGAACGCCGGAGGAACCCGGGTCAACGTCCTGGCACCCGGATTCGTCCAGACCGACATGACGGCCGACATCAGCGAACAGGCACGGAACCGGATTCTGGACCGTACCGTGCTCGGCCGCTTCGGCACGGTCGAGGAGATCGCCCGCGCCGCGGTCTTTCTCGCGGAAGACGCGACGTTTTGCACCGGAACGGTGCTGAGTGCAGATGGTGGGTGGACATTGTGA